In Phalacrocorax aristotelis chromosome 6, bGulAri2.1, whole genome shotgun sequence, one DNA window encodes the following:
- the GPR27 gene encoding putative G-protein coupled receptor 27, with the protein MANSSELGSSSSPHLPSAGGLLSASGLKLATLGLILCVSLAGNVLFAWLILKDRHLHRAPYYLLLDLCLADGLRSLACFPFVMLSVRSGAAWPHGPLSCKVLAFLAVLFCFHAAFLLFCVGVTRYMAIAHHRFYAKRMTGWTCLAVVCMVWTLSMAMAFPPVFDVGTYKFIREEEQCIFEHRYVKANDTLGFMLMLAAVIAATHLVYIKLLFFIHGHRKMKPAQLVPAISQNWTFHGPGATGQAAANWTAGFGRGPTPPTLVGIRQATHSQIKRLLVLEEFKMEKRLCKMFYMITLLFLLLWSPYIVACYLRVFIKASSIPQVYLTTSVWMTFAQAGVNPILCFIFNKELRVCLRAHFPCCQSIQSTQGTILCDLKSFGM; encoded by the coding sequence ATGGCGAACAGCAGcgagctggggagcagcagcagcccgcACCTGCCCAGCGCCGGCGGCCTGCTGAGCGCCTCCGGGCTGAAGCTGGCCACCCTGGGCTTGATCCTGTGCGTGAGCCTGGCGGGCAACGTGCTCTTCGCCTGGCTCATCCTCAAGGACCGGCACCTGCACCGCGCCCCGTACTACCTGCTGCTGGACCTCTGCCTGGCCGACGGGCTCCGCTCGCTGGCCTGCTTCCCCTTCGTCATGCTGTCGGTGCGCAGCGGGGCCGCCTGGCCCCACGGGCCCCTCAGCTGCAAGGTGCTGGCCTTCCTGGCCGTGCTCTTCTGCTTCCACGCCGCCTTCCTGCTCTTCTGCGTGGGGGTCACGCGCTACATGGCCATCGCCCACCACCGCTTCTATGCCAAGCGCATGACAGGCTGGACCTGCCTGGCTGTGGTGTGCATGGTGTGGACCCTCTCCATGGCCATGGCCTTCCCCCCAGTCTTTGACGTGGGCACCTACAAGTTCATCCGGGAGGAGGAGCAGTGCATCTTCGAGCACCGCTACGTCAAGGCCAACGACACGCTGGGCTTCATGCTCATGCTGGCAGCCGTCATCGCCGCCACCCACCTGGTCTACATCAAGCTGCTGTTCTTCATCCACGGCCACCGCAAGATGAAGCCGGCCCAGCTGGTACCGGCCATCAGCCAAAACTGGACTTTTCATGGGCCTGGAGCCACTGGCCAAGCAGCTGCAAACTGGACGGCTGGCTTTGGCAGGGGGCCCACACCGCCCACCCTCGTGGGCATAAGGCAGGCCACCCACAGCCAGATCAAGaggctgctggtgctggaggaGTTTAAGATGGAGAAAAGGCTCTGCAAGATGTTCTACATGATCACCTTGCTCTTCTTGCTCCTCTGGTCCCCCTACATTGTGGCCTGCTACCTGCGGGTCTTCATTAAGGCCAGCTCCATCCCCCAGGTCTACCTGACCACCTCCGTCTGGATGACGTTTGCCCAGGCAGGGGTCAACCCCATCCTCTGCTTCATCTTCAACAAGGAGCTCAGGGTCTGTCTCCGAGCCCACTTCCCATGCTGCCAAAGCATCCAGAGCACCCAGGGCACCATCCTTTGTGATCTCAAGAGTTTTGGGATGTAG